A region of Toxorhynchites rutilus septentrionalis strain SRP chromosome 1, ASM2978413v1, whole genome shotgun sequence DNA encodes the following proteins:
- the LOC129781350 gene encoding uncharacterized protein LOC129781350 has product MASSSAVSKTIQAVTDRDFKDARPQRDENNKLQYVIHIRNKEYVDALLGIKSLIDKTPVEITYHPTLYQRKCVVSCRDVIDMAEAVLLKELTDQRVIAIKRISRMDPTKKELIPIPNLILTIRGIVIPEYINFGFIRAPTRNFYPNPMQCFGCYKFGHTSKKCRTKIQLCRNCGRAHPELGNEETAKNFICNAPAFCVNCSGNHPSTNRKCPAWVAENNITKVRVDQGISYKEAKQSY; this is encoded by the exons atggcttccagcagtgcCG TAtcaaaaaccatccaagctgTTACGGATCGCGATTTCAAGGACGCGAGACCACAGCGTGATGAAAACAATAAGTTGCAATACGTGATCCATATTCGTAACAAGGAATATGTAGATGCGCTCCTGGGTATTAAGTCATTAATTGACAAGACCCCTGTGGAGATAACTTATCACCCTACCTTGTACCAGCGCAAATGCGTGGTATCCTGTAGGGATGTGATTGATATGGCAGAAGCTGTACTTTTAAAAGAGCTTACTGACCAAAGAGTTATTGCGATCAAACGAATTTCCCGTATGGACCCAACCAAGAAGGAATTAATTCCAATTCCAAACCTGATTTTGACCATCAGAGGTATTGTAATTCCGGAATATATCAACTTTGGCTTCATCCGCGCCCCCACGCGCAATTTTTATCCGAATCCGATGCAGTGCTTCGGCTGCTACAAATTCGGACATACTTCCAAAAAATGTAGGACCAAGATCCAATTATGCCGAAACTGTGGACGAGCACACCCAGAACTAGGCAATGAAGAAACAGCCAAGAACTTCATTTGCAACGCTCCTGCCTTCTGTGTAAATTGCAGTGGCAACCACCCTTCTACGAATAGAAAATGCCCCGCATGGGTTGCAGAGAACAATATTACCAAAGTGAGGGTAGACCAAGGAATATCTTACAAGGAAGCCAAACAAAGCTACTAG